From the genome of Solanum lycopersicum chromosome 12, SLM_r2.1:
TAGTGCTCTTGATGAGATGGTTACACTCTTCGATATGAATAActaatgcatgatttttttgCAGACGCTATTATGGGTATTTCCATAGCAATATTGGTGATCCTTTTCAGTCTTCAACGTATGGGTACAGACAAGGTTGGATATACATTTGCTCCAGCCATATGTGTTTGGTTTCTTTTCATAAGTGGCATTGGTCTCTACAACTTGTTCAAGTATGATGTGACTGTGTTACGCGCCTTTAATCCAATGTACATCATTCATTACTTCAAAAGAAACGGTAAAAAAGGATGGATTTCTCTTGGCGGAGTTTTCCTTTGCATCACAGGTTCagatttaacttatatatactgACAGTATGAAATAATATCTATGTTTTCATGTCATCATGTGTTGAAAGACTATTTTACTTACTCTACAGGATCTGAAGCTATGTTTGCTGATTTAGGTCACTTCAGTGTGCGTTCTATTCAAGTAAGTCTCGTTCATTAGAGTTGACTGTCTATATCACATCCCTCGGGGTGCAATCTTTCCCCTATCCCTGTGTGAACTCGGGATGACATGTGTGTATATGTTATGCAGATAAGCTTCAGTTGTCTCGTATTTCCAGCTTTACTCTCAGCTTACAGTGGCCAAGCTGCTTATCTCACAAAATTCCCTGAAAATGTGGCGAACACCTTCTATGACTGTATTCCAGGCAAGTCTTACCGAtcaattcaatattatattgtgtTAAACAAGACTTCTGAAAAAGTACGTAATGGTAAAGTCTGCGTACATCTTACCCTCCCTAGACTCCACTCGTGGAACTACACTGAGTATGTTATTGacttatttgttgttgtttcatTACTCTTTTGACGTCTATAGCATAAGAAGTGATGGATCGATTCAtcataatctaatttttatttgtgttgTTGTACTACAGGTCCACTTTACTGGCCAACATTTGTAGTGGCTGTTGCTGCAGCAATTATTGCAAGTCAAGCGATGATTTCTGGAACTTTTTCAATTGTTGCTCAAGCACAAAACGTAGGTTGTTTTCCAAGGGTGAAGGTAATTCACACATCAACCAAACATGACGGTCAAGTATACATCCCGGAACTCAATTACTTCCTCATGATTGCTTGTGTTTTAGTTACTCTTAGCTTCAAAACAACCGAAAAACTGGGACATGCTTATGGTATTGCTGTCGTTAGTGCTGAAATCATAACGACACATATGGTAACATTAGTTATGCTTGTTATATGGAAGACGAAAATATGGTGGATTACCTTATTCTACGCGGTGTACCTTAGTATTGAATCTACCTATTTCTCTGCTCAGCTTACTAAATTCACTCAAGGTGGTTATCTACCCATGGCATTCTCAGTTGTGCTTGTGATCATTATGGGAACTTGGTATTATGTTCAAAAACTACGATACGAATTTGAGCTCAACAACAAGGTTTCGactgagtacattagtgatttGGCTAATAATCCAGACATCAAAAGAGTACCAGGTATAGGATTACTATACTCTGAATTAGTACAGGGGATTCCACCTATTTTCCCTCATTTTGTCTCCAATATTCCCTCTGTTCACTCTGTTATCGTTCTCGTGTCAATCAAATCAATACCTATAAGTAAAGTAGCACTACAAGAACGTTTCTTGTTCCGTCATGTTGAACCTAGAGAGTACAAGGTATTCAGATGTGTAGTCAGATTAGGCTACAAGGATCAACTTGGTGACACAATGGATTTTGAAAACCAATTAGTTGAACAACTAAACAAATTCATACGACACGAACATTACATTCTTGAAGCACATGAACAAGTGGTGAATAGAGAGAAAACATCCAGGGTTCACATAGAGGAAGAGATGGAACAAccacaaccacaacaacaaGTGGATTCTACAACATCACCATCAACGCGTTCCATTCAATCTAATCGTTCATCGAGTAGAATACAAGTGTTGCATCCAAATGCTTCAGGACAAGAAGAGACACAATTTATCGAAAAAGCTAAGGATCAAGGAGTGTTCTATCTATTGGCAGAAGCAGAGGTGATTGCTAAACAAGATTCGTCGTTTGTGAAGAAAGGTATTATCAATTATGGTTATAGTTTCTTGCGCAAGAATTTCAGGCAAGGGGAGAAAGTTATGGCAATTCCTCAGACAAGGCTTCTAAGGGTTGGCATGACTTATGAGCTATAACAAACAGGCTGATTTCTGCatttggtgaatgatttaccttTTTCTATGCTTTAATAAAGTGTGCAATCTAATTTAAGCTCGAGTGATTGATGTAAATGTAATCTTTCAAACTTTTTCGGAAATGTGTTATTAAATCAACCTTACATGTATTATTCTCTCTATCTAATATAAATGATCAAAAGTGTACATATCTAACTGTGTTGCACACCGTGGCGGATCtaagattttaaatttgtggGAGTTCTAAAAGTAGcggaataaaaaatataacatttggTGGCGATTAAAGTTGACAGTGATATTCTCTTTAGTGACGATATTTCTAACTTTTGGTCACGATTAAAGTTGACACTAATACTCTGTTTTAGTGACGAGTATTTTAACTTCTGGTGGCGATTAATGTTGACACTAATACTCTCTTTTAGTGACgataattttagtttttggtGGCAACTAAAGTAGACACTAATACTCTCTTTTGGTCACGACATATATATTCGAGCAGAGGTCAATGGTTGCTCGAGCATCCGACGGACTTCATGTGGATCCGCCCATGGTTGCACATTCACGTGTACTACATGCACAATGTTATCTTATTCTCAACACTCTTCCTCAAGTTGTGACAATCTTGGTTGAGCCTTTTGTTAGCATATCTTCTAATTGGTCCTTAGAATGATCACAATTCACAATTAAGGTTTTCACCGTTCCCAATTGAATCTTCTTCTTATAAAGTAACAGTTTATCTCGAGATGTTTAATCCTTTCACGATATCTTGAATTAACGATTTTTGTTGTCTCTTGTGTACATCAATAGGCAATGCAATTTCAGCACTCAAGATGGTTGAAAATCTCATTATAGTCTTAATTCTTTCGATTTGATTATAGTCATCGCCCTACAACAAATAGagaattttaaaacaataattacAAATGAATACTTATAAGCAACACTTTATATAAAAACTGTTAAGATTTTAATGACTCTGTATGAAATTGCATTAACTCAATTAAATATCGTTAAATATCTCTTTTTTTATGGTATTGACAACTAACCTTTTGCCATAAACCTCTTTGTTGTTCAATCAGTCCAATGAGGAAACTTCTGCAAATATTGTCTTATCGGCCTTATTTGATTATTATCCTTTATTagatattttgaatttgaattccaATTTGCTAGCTCTTTTACTCTTAATTTCGATTTTCTTGCCACTAATTAATTCGGataaattacattaaattttgaagaggaaaaaagcctccatagaaaaagaaaaagaaaggaattttttttctcaaggaAAATATCCACCAACTAAGACATTCTATACgttatttaaaacaaaattcaaatcaaTTTCACATATTATTACCTAAGACATTATTATCAATCTTTTATAATACATATGTAGAAGAAACACTAATCTCATACCTTATTCCACAGTGAAAAATTaccttaaatgatttttttaataaataaacactttattttattttaacaataaaaaaattcctccatctaacatgaaaacttttcttttctttttcctttttcagaAAACTTAATTAGGATAAATATCTccaagaataagaaaaataaaaaaaagtattccTTTTTATCTTAATTAGGATTAGTTTCCTTATAATGAATTCAATTAGTTTGGATTTAAGCGTAAATTTGTAACGACATTGTTGTATAAATTATTGATCTTTTGTTTGGTCTTCTCTCTCTTTGgataataaaaatgtaattattgtgatatattattagaagtaaaattttcaactaaaagaaaagaacaaaacgTATATATAGAATGCTAAATCAAGCCAAACAttcttattataataaattatttttgtcgtAGATTAACAATCATTCCTTGTCCTAATGCTAAAATTAAGTTGTTTAAAATTAGATGTAAGTTAAAATGGTTTAGTTAGCCACTGCGTATTAACCGGTTTTAGATTTTGAAGTTTGACTTATTAATTATTGGTTTGTATGTATGCTAAATTATTATAGAATCGTAATATATTGGCTTATCGTTTATCGGTTATTGATCGTTGTCAGTTTATCGGCCGTAAGatttaacacaaaaaaaatcattaaatatcACTTAGAGAACAAGGTGACAAACCAAATGAACTATGCACGTGAGTTCACATATTACATCTTGCTCAAAAGCAAATACTGATACATCGTAGATTCCAAtccttgtattttatttaaacaaaagaaagtaaaacGAATAATATAAGGAAAACAAGTAATTTAAGGAAATGATATAATGacattaattatgaaattaaaaaaaagaaggaaaaacctTATAGGAAATTATAGCATTGATgatgaaagataaaatataaataattagaaaaaaaaatcaataaaattctaAACCATTTCGAATTTATATtccaaaccttttttttttatataacttaGTAAGTAAACAAAGTAATTGTGGCTAGTCAACTTCTTAGGGTGTAAGTTTTGAGGACCTATATATATAAAGACCAAAggcaaaaccaaaaaaaagaaaaaagaagaggcAGCCtttgtgataaaatttttaaaaaaatggcaaCTTTAGATAGTGAAAATAAGCTTAAAGGTCGTAAAGTGTCATGGACAAAGTTGCATCGTGTTGATTCCCTCAACGTGGAGGCTGGAAAAGTTTCTTTGACTCCGTCAGGACACGCGTCaaaggtatattttaaattattcatacgtaactaaattttttatgatgttGATGTAAGTGATGGAATCAAAATTTTAACGGGAGAATTCGAAAAAATTTATACAAGATTTCTTCCATCCATGATGACTTAAAAGTGATTTTGAACCATCTTTACCACTTCATTAGAAATGATTTTTGTTTTACAACAACATTTGTTTATTTTACACTAATTTCCAATTAAGGGATTCATCTTCTATGAGGGGTGTGTTTGGTAGGTAGATTTGTAAAAATGATTAAGATGtttgaaatcaaaattttaatgagAACTTATACGAGATTTTTTCGATTAAAGACTTCaatagaaatgatttttttttttacaacatTTGTTTATTTCTACTCAAATTACCAATGAAGGGATTCATTTGAATTTGTTCCACGAGGGGTATGTTTGGTAGGTAGATTTGTCAAAATGTTTATGatgttcaaaatcaaaattttaacgAGGTAATTCAAAAGAACATATACAAGATTTCATCTATCTATGACCTAACATGATTTTTAACTGTCTTTACCACTTCGATAGAATCATATATAGCAATGATTTATTTTACAACATTTGTTTATTTctacacaattattttttttactatgtaGGGTGATTGGAAGACATTACTGAGTTTAGCATTTCAATCAGTAGGAGTTATCTATGGAGACATAGGGACTTCCCCTCTCTATGTTTTTTCAAGTACTTTTACTGATGAAATTAAACACAAGGATGACATTCTTGGTGTATTGTCCCTCATTATATATACCATAACCTTCATACCTATGACTAAGTATGTCTTCACTGTCTTATGGGCCAATGATAATGGCAATGGTAAGCTACACATGTCCTCATTACTATCTGTTTATTTGGGTTCTCACTTGATATCTGTAGATTCGTATCGCGTAACAAAATCGTTTTTAAGAATATTCTTGCTCATTTTACATTACTATTTGGagaattgaataattttattattacgtACCTATAATTTGTTAGAActcttttaaatatttagaattattagTCTTTGTCTTGTGTGATACATACTTTCCACATGTACCTTATATTAAtgtatacaaaattttatggaaatcacataattaatagaaaataattatgaagTTTTTTGAAATGTAGAATGTTGATCTTGTTTAGTGCTTTGTTTTATAGTGGAAGAAATATCAAATGTGTAatgattaataaaaagaaataatgaattttaaaaaaaaaatattgttgcaaTCACAATTTTGTTCAACATTGAATACATATGAAAGATATAAAAGTCTTATCAATTTCACATTAGtgtatatcatttttaaaaattaaaataaatgatatttttagaaatttgcTATAAATTCTATCTTTGTTTCAATATTCCTTAAGATTGTGTTCAATGAAcctaatatacatatttataatttgtttcattctttttatattttcaaatctgAATTTTGGTTAAAGATATGATTTGACCATTTCTGCACTGTTTGTTAGGAATATTAAATGTGCGTGAACCTATTTATTATCTTGctttaaaaaacttaattatctctttttcctttttttccttttatatccAACAgacaatttataatttttttaccatATTATATCcctcattttcctttttatatctAACGACAATTTTAGCTGTTTCCTGTATATTTCCCTTTTTTAATATCCAACTACAATTTTGGTGTTTTTCCTagaaaagaaattttatttaaaaatacatttttttatgtgaaaatgaTTTTCCTTAAAATGAGTAAAATGAATTCCCGTAGAAAAAATAAGTTTCGTAAGTTGtctccacccccaccccaccgtAGTCCACGTTTTTctagattaaaaataattgtttgtaagatttttattatattttatttttcttataaaaatattacaaaataaataagaaatttagttatttttcttCCTACCAAACAGACCCTACTTATGCAAAACTATGAACAATACTTCTTGCTTAGTTTTGAGATATGTAAATACAATTTCCAATACTAggtcaatatatattttgaatatcgTCGCGTAAAGTAAAATACGATGAAAATctagtttaattatttattatttttgcagGAGGATCATTTGCATTATATTCCTTAATATGTAGATATGCAAAAGTGAGTCTGATCCCAAATCATGAGCCAGAAGATAGAGAACTTTCACACTATGATTTGGACATACCATCCAATCCATTTAAAAGAGCTCAAAAAATCAGACATAAATTGGAGAACAgtatttttgcaaaaattggTCTAGTCTTTTTAGCCATCCTTGGAACATGTATGGTCATTGGTGATGGAGTTCTCACCCCTTGCATCTCAGGTTCGATATAAAGAATTTTTACACTATTACAATcgtcaataaataaatattagtaaCATATATAAGGACGCAAAAATAAGTGGTCTTATCAAACATCTAGGATAATAACTTCATGTGGCtatataacatgaaaaatacGATAGATAATTTGCTATAACAAGTTAAATTAGAGTAATAATTACTTCATTGTTATTTTGCAATACAGTTCTCTCTGCTGTAAGTGGGATTAAGCCTCTAGGCCAAGgtaataaatttatgttaatgaattcatcttcttcatttttttcctctctTATAACTAACTTTAACCAAAAATATGATTCTTGTAGAGTCGATTATGTATATCTCTATCGCGATTTTGGTAGCTCTCTTCTGTTTTCAACGTTTTGGTACGGATAAAGTTGGATATACATTTGCCCCAGCTATAAGTGTTTGGTTTTTATTTATAAGTGGCATTGGTCTATACAATTTGTTCAAGTATGATATAGGCGTTTTACGCGCTTTTAATCCCATGTACATTTTCCATTACTTCAAAAGAAATGGTAAAAATGGATGGCTTTCTCTTGGCGGAGTTTTCCTTTGTATTACAGGTAACAATTTTCATAATTCTGTATGTAATATCGAACTTGGTAAATAATGTTTACTCACAACACATTTGGGGATTTATACAGGTTCTGAAGCTATGTTTGCTGATTTGGGCCATTTTAGTGTGCGATCCATTCAAGTAAGCCtcctttcattttcttcttcaataagCCTTACGCgatataaattgattaattgatgtGTAATATATTGCAGATAAGCTTTAGTTGCCTCGTATTTCCATCAATCCTCTCTGCTTACATTGGACAAGCTGCTTATCTAACGAAAAACCCTGGTGATGTTGGAAATGCTTTCTATGCTTCAGTTCCAGGCAAGTTTCGTTtgtgaatatatttattgattcGTTGATTTCATCAATTATTTTGCGTATAGTCCCACATGGTATCATAACACCATAGATAATTGGTTTTGTTGGTGTTTTTTTTTACAGTTGCACTTTACTGGCCAACATTTGTAGTAGCTGTTGTTGCTGCAATTATTGCTAGTCAAGCGATGATATCTGGAGCTTTTTCGATTGTAGCTCAGGCACATAGTCAAGGTTGTTTCCCAAGGGTGAAAGTCGTTCACACGTCTGAGAAACACGAGGGTCAAGTATACATCCCGGAACTCAATTACTTCCTCATGATTGCTTGTGTTTTAGTTACACTTGGCTTCAAAACAACTGAAAAATTGGGACATGCTTATGGTATTGCTGTGGTTAGTGCTGAACTCATAACAACACATATGGTAACATTAGTTATGCTTGTTATTTGGAAAATCAGCATATGGCGTATCGCCCTGTTCTACTCTGTCTATTTAACAATAGAATCAACCTATCTATCAGCACAACTCACAAAATTCGTGGATGGTGGTTATCTTCCCATGACTTTCGCGATTGTGTTTGTGATCATCATGGGGATTTGGCATTATGTTCAAAAACAAAGATATCATTTCGAGCTCAATAACAAGGTCTCGAGTGACTACATAAGGGACTTGGCTTGTAATCCAGACATCAAAAGAATACCAGGAATTGGACTATTATACTCTGAATTAGTTCAGGGGATTCCACCAATATTTCCTCACTTTGTCTCCAATATTCCATCTCTCCACTCTATTATCGTTCTCGTGTCAATCAAATCCATTCCTATAAGTAAAGTATCACTCGAGGAACGTTTCTTGTTCAGACATGTTGAACCTAGGGAATACAAGGTG
Proteins encoded in this window:
- the LOC100037514 gene encoding HAK5 isoform X1, with product MLVPMTKYVFIVLWANDNGDGGAFALYSLLCRYAKVSLIPNQQPEDRELSHYSLDLPSNHIKRAQRIRQGLEKSKFAKIFLVFLAILGTSMVIGDGVLTPCISVLSAVSGIKPLGQDAIMGISIAILVILFSLQRMGTDKVGYTFAPAICVWFLFISGIGLYNLFKYDVTVLRAFNPMYIIHYFKRNGKKGWISLGGVFLCITGSEAMFADLGHFSVRSIQISFSCLVFPALLSAYSGQAAYLTKFPENVANTFYDCIPGPLYWPTFVVAVAAAIIASQAMISGTFSIVAQAQNVGCFPRVKVIHTSTKHDGQVYIPELNYFLMIACVLVTLSFKTTEKLGHAYGIAVVSAEIITTHMVTLVMLVIWKTKIWWITLFYAVYLSIESTYFSAQLTKFTQGGYLPMAFSVVLVIIMGTWYYVQKLRYEFELNNKVSTEYISDLANNPDIKRVPGIGLLYSELVQGIPPIFPHFVSNIPSVHSVIVLVSIKSIPISKVALQERFLFRHVEPREYKVFRCVVRLGYKDQLGDTMDFENQLVEQLNKFIRHEHYILEAHEQVVNREKTSRVHIEEEMEQPQPQQQVDSTTSPSTRSIQSNRSSSRIQVLHPNASGQEETQFIEKAKDQGVFYLLAEAEVIAKQDSSFVKKGIINYGYSFLRKNFRQGEKVMAIPQTRLLRVGMTYEL
- the LOC100037514 gene encoding HAK5, with the translated sequence MESTKSEEEVNVGQQQLKDRKVSWAKLGRVDSLNMEAGKVSSTQARHGSKGDWKTILSLAFQSVGVIYGDIGTSPLYVFASTFTDEIKHKDDILGVLSLIIYTIMLVPMTKYVFIVLWANDNGDGGAFALYSLLCRYAKVSLIPNQQPEDRELSHYSLDLPSNHIKRAQRIRQGLEKSKFAKIFLVFLAILGTSMVIGDGVLTPCISVLSAVSGIKPLGQDAIMGISIAILVILFSLQRMGTDKVGYTFAPAICVWFLFISGIGLYNLFKYDVTVLRAFNPMYIIHYFKRNGKKGWISLGGVFLCITGSEAMFADLGHFSVRSIQISFSCLVFPALLSAYSGQAAYLTKFPENVANTFYDCIPGPLYWPTFVVAVAAAIIASQAMISGTFSIVAQAQNVGCFPRVKVIHTSTKHDGQVYIPELNYFLMIACVLVTLSFKTTEKLGHAYGIAVVSAEIITTHMVTLVMLVIWKTKIWWITLFYAVYLSIESTYFSAQLTKFTQGGYLPMAFSVVLVIIMGTWYYVQKLRYEFELNNKVSTEYISDLANNPDIKRVPGIGLLYSELVQGIPPIFPHFVSNIPSVHSVIVLVSIKSIPISKVALQERFLFRHVEPREYKVFRCVVRLGYKDQLGDTMDFENQLVEQLNKFIRHEHYILEAHEQVVNREKTSRVHIEEEMEQPQPQQQVDSTTSPSTRSIQSNRSSSRIQVLHPNASGQEETQFIEKAKDQGVFYLLAEAEVIAKQDSSFVKKGIINYGYSFLRKNFRQGEKVMAIPQTRLLRVGMTYEL
- the LOC101256069 gene encoding potassium transporter 5-like yields the protein MATLDSENKLKGRKVSWTKLHRVDSLNVEAGKVSLTPSGHASKGDWKTLLSLAFQSVGVIYGDIGTSPLYVFSSTFTDEIKHKDDILGVLSLIIYTITFIPMTKYVFTVLWANDNGNGGSFALYSLICRYAKVSLIPNHEPEDRELSHYDLDIPSNPFKRAQKIRHKLENSIFAKIGLVFLAILGTCMVIGDGVLTPCISVLSAVSGIKPLGQESIMYISIAILVALFCFQRFGTDKVGYTFAPAISVWFLFISGIGLYNLFKYDIGVLRAFNPMYIFHYFKRNGKNGWLSLGGVFLCITGSEAMFADLGHFSVRSIQISFSCLVFPSILSAYIGQAAYLTKNPGDVGNAFYASVPVALYWPTFVVAVVAAIIASQAMISGAFSIVAQAHSQGCFPRVKVVHTSEKHEGQVYIPELNYFLMIACVLVTLGFKTTEKLGHAYGIAVVSAELITTHMVTLVMLVIWKISIWRIALFYSVYLTIESTYLSAQLTKFVDGGYLPMTFAIVFVIIMGIWHYVQKQRYHFELNNKVSSDYIRDLACNPDIKRIPGIGLLYSELVQGIPPIFPHFVSNIPSLHSIIVLVSIKSIPISKVSLEERFLFRHVEPREYKVFRCVVRLGYNDQIRKPEDFENQLIQNLKEFIQQENYILAAYNDQFADKDIEGETPVSGQLVAAKSSSTVVHVEEDVQQQVESRVSSTTGSIRSLNIPSGQSNHSSTRIQVVPPSFDTEEEMQFVEKAKEQGVFYLLGEAEVVTKQDSSFLKKFAVNYAYTFLRKNFRQGDKMMAIPKTRLLRVGMTYEI